A stretch of the Caldalkalibacillus salinus genome encodes the following:
- a CDS encoding immunoglobulin-like domain-containing protein — protein sequence MDKSNYTLSDSITYTITNNTDIEYYVISNEITLEKKVNNTWKKVIFNIIPIEDGQEIDKVTKENPFYSETRPLDEWLTVGTFRIVRIISKDRDINTEDIILLSSEFTIK from the coding sequence ATGGATAAAAGTAATTATACACTCAGTGATTCCATTACATATACAATTACCAATAATACAGATATAGAATATTATGTTATTAGTAATGAAATAACCCTTGAAAAAAAAGTTAATAACACATGGAAAAAAGTAATTTTTAATATTATTCCAATAGAAGATGGGCAAGAAATCGATAAAGTAACTAAGGAAAATCCATTTTATTCTGAAACTAGACCATTAGACGAATGGTTAACAGTAGGAACATTTAGAATAGTGCGTATCATTTCAAAGGACCGTGATATTAATACCGAAGATATTATATTACTCAGCTCTGAGTTCACGATAAAGTAA